A DNA window from Pseudorasbora parva isolate DD20220531a chromosome 19, ASM2467924v1, whole genome shotgun sequence contains the following coding sequences:
- the si:ch211-171h4.3 gene encoding serine/threonine-protein kinase SBK1: MTTATRLLDELCHLTVQSLESLEPADHFQIIKLLGEGSYGKVMLAVHKKRGTPMALKFFQRESTSLLSFLREYNLSLAFCTHPSLTSALGIAFSTPTHYVFAQQPCLYGDLYDVIVPEVGLEESHAQGVASQISGALSHLHSLGFVHRDVKPENIFLCDSTCRWVKLGDFGMVKAAETRVPCVWYSSPYCTPEAEIARKGKETDLGHSEVDDNGNKPKGDSGKTQRMLVSVDPSTDSWALGILIYTMLMGSLPWSETVSDNTAYKSYLQWSTWEVLPIQERGSDQPEDLEMATQFAAFTQLATCLLKSLLHPQPRLRGRPDEVGRYLGGAWLLDKDVSR; this comes from the exons ACTGCCACAAGACTTTTGGATGAGCTGTGTCACTTAACAGTTCAGTCTCTAGAATCACTGGAGCCCGCAGACCACTTCCAAATTATTAAACTTCTTGGAGAGGGTTCATATGGCAAAGTTATGTTAGCAGTGCACAAGAAGAGAG GAACCCCAATGGCCCTGAAATTCTTTCAGCGAGAATCCACATCTCTCCTGTCATTTCTGAGGGAATATAACCTGTCTTTGGCCTTCTGCACCCACCCCTCACTTACCTCAGCTTTGGGCATTGCTTTCTCCACTCCTACTCACTACGTGTTCGCCCAGCAGCCTTGCCTCTACGGCGACCTCTATGATGTCATCGTTCCTGAG GTTGGTCTGGAAGAGAGCCATGCCCAGGGAGTGGCTTCTCAGATCAGCGGTGCCCTGTCTCACCTCCATTCCCTTGGCTTTGTCCATCGTGATGTCAAACCAGAAAACATCTTCCTATGTGACAGTACCTGTCGTTGGGTCAAGCTCGGTGATTTTGGCATGGTTAAGGCTGCAGAGACCAGGGTGCCATGCGTGTGGTACAGTTCCCCTTACTGCACGCCTGAGGCTGAGATTGCGCGGAAGGGAAAGGAAACTGATTTGGGCCACTCAGAGGTGGATGACAATGGGAACAAGCCAAAAGGAGACTCCGGAAAGACTCAGAGGATGCTGGTGTCTGTGGATCCCAGTACAGACAGTTGGGCATTAGGCATTCTAATCTACACCATGCTTATGGGGAGCCTTCCGTGGTCTGAGACCGTTTCAGACAACACTGCATATAAAAGCTATCTACAGTGGAGCACTTGGGAAGTTTTGCCAATACAAGAGAGAGGGTCAGATCAACCTGAGGACTTGGAGATGGCAACCCAGTTTGCAGCATTCACCCAACTAGCAACATGTCTTCTCAAGTCCCTGCTCCATCCACAGCCTAGGCTGCGTGGCAGACCAGATGAGGTGGGAAGGTACCTGGGAGGAGCCTGGCTATTGGACAAAGATGTCAGTAGAtga